A genomic window from Flavobacterium hankyongi includes:
- a CDS encoding tRNA threonylcarbamoyladenosine dehydratase: MAVWQERAELLFKTEGLEKLKNANVLVVGMGGVGSFAAEFVARAGVGKMTIVDGDVVDITNINRQLPALHSTVGLPKVQLMAARLLDINPDLDLTVVQEFLSPERANEIVTNEFDYVMDCIDSVTPKLNLILAAKRKKIKIISNMGAGGKFEASKVCVKDISKTDYCPLAKQVRRRLKTEGISSGVKVVYSFERPDYSSVKMTDGSNFKKSFYGTNSWMPALFGLHAAETVVKYLLKK; encoded by the coding sequence ATGGCAGTTTGGCAAGAAAGAGCGGAATTATTATTTAAAACAGAAGGATTAGAAAAACTTAAAAATGCTAACGTTCTTGTAGTAGGAATGGGTGGAGTAGGTTCGTTTGCAGCCGAGTTTGTGGCGCGTGCTGGTGTTGGAAAAATGACTATTGTTGATGGTGATGTTGTTGATATAACTAATATTAATCGTCAGTTGCCAGCGTTACACTCTACAGTTGGTTTACCTAAAGTGCAATTGATGGCGGCTAGATTGTTAGATATTAACCCTGATTTAGATCTTACAGTAGTTCAAGAGTTTTTATCTCCGGAAAGAGCAAATGAAATAGTTACTAATGAGTTTGATTATGTAATGGATTGTATTGATAGTGTAACTCCAAAGCTAAATTTGATTCTTGCAGCAAAAAGAAAAAAAATCAAAATTATAAGCAATATGGGAGCTGGTGGAAAGTTTGAAGCGAGTAAAGTATGTGTTAAAGATATTAGTAAAACAGATTACTGTCCCTTAGCAAAACAAGTAAGAAGAAGACTTAAAACAGAAGGAATATCAAGCGGAGTAAAGGTAGTTTACTCATTCGAAAGGCCTGATTACAGCAGTGTAAAAATGACCGATGGATCTAATTTCAAGAAATCATTTTATGGCACTAATAGTTGGATGCCAGCTTTATTTGGTCTTCATGCTGCAGAAACCGTAGTGAAATATTTATTAAAGAAATAA
- a CDS encoding MDR family MFS transporter, with product MLQKAINRYFDNFKGFSREIWILTLITFINRAGTMVLPFLSKYLKEDLHFSYSQVGWIMVCFGTGSMIGSWLGGKLSDKIGFYKIMIFSLFFSGIAFFILQFITSFTGLCLSMFFIMVIADMFRPAMFVSLGAYAKKENRTRALTLVRLAINLGFAAGPAMGGLIIMNIGYKGLFWVDGVTCIIAILIFWLTVKEKKKSKYTDKEHPGEILTHSVFKDKPFWIFLACCTITGILFFQLFTTIPLYHKEQFNLTEFQTGLLLMMNGLLIFVLEMPIVSIVERKQINKVKVVTFGALAMTISMLLMLINMWSGILVIMMLFMTFGEMFAFPFSNSFAMSRAPKGHEGRYMAIFTMSYSLAHISSAKIGMEIISYFGKKYGLEMGYQINWAFMTLLGLLAIILGIWVYNLVQKEKQHSEIQQNTTSLS from the coding sequence ATGCTTCAAAAAGCCATTAATCGTTACTTCGACAATTTTAAAGGTTTCTCAAGAGAAATTTGGATTTTAACACTCATTACTTTCATCAACAGAGCAGGCACAATGGTTTTACCATTTTTGTCTAAATACTTAAAAGAAGATTTACATTTTAGTTATTCACAAGTTGGATGGATCATGGTCTGTTTTGGAACAGGATCAATGATTGGATCTTGGTTGGGAGGAAAACTTTCTGATAAAATTGGTTTTTATAAAATCATGATTTTTAGTTTGTTTTTTAGTGGAATCGCTTTTTTCATCCTTCAGTTTATAACGAGTTTTACAGGATTATGCTTAAGCATGTTCTTCATTATGGTTATTGCCGATATGTTTAGACCTGCAATGTTTGTTTCTTTAGGTGCTTATGCCAAAAAAGAGAATAGAACTAGAGCTTTAACACTGGTTCGATTAGCAATTAACTTAGGGTTTGCTGCTGGTCCTGCAATGGGGGGATTAATTATTATGAATATTGGTTATAAAGGGTTGTTTTGGGTAGATGGAGTCACTTGCATTATTGCCATTTTAATATTTTGGTTAACGGTTAAAGAAAAGAAGAAATCAAAATATACAGACAAAGAACATCCTGGTGAAATACTTACTCACTCCGTTTTTAAAGACAAGCCATTCTGGATATTTTTAGCATGTTGTACTATTACAGGAATTTTATTTTTCCAACTTTTTACAACAATTCCGTTGTATCATAAAGAACAATTCAATTTAACCGAATTTCAAACAGGGCTTCTGTTGATGATGAATGGATTATTAATTTTTGTTCTTGAAATGCCTATAGTTAGTATTGTTGAAAGAAAACAAATTAATAAAGTTAAAGTAGTAACATTTGGAGCTTTAGCCATGACAATAAGTATGCTTTTAATGCTTATTAATATGTGGAGTGGTATTTTAGTTATCATGATGCTCTTTATGACTTTTGGAGAAATGTTTGCTTTTCCATTTTCAAATTCATTTGCGATGAGCAGAGCTCCTAAGGGCCATGAAGGGAGATATATGGCTATTTTTACAATGAGTTATAGCTTAGCCCATATTTCTTCAGCTAAAATTGGAATGGAAATAATTTCATACTTCGGCAAAAAATATGGCCTTGAAATGGGCTATCAAATCAATTGGGCTTTTATGACATTATTAGGTCTACTAGCAATTATTTTAGGAATTTGGGTGTATAACCTTGTTCAAAAAGAAAAACAACACTCTGAAATACAACAAAATACAACTTCACTCTCTTAA
- a CDS encoding TatD family hydrolase, which produces MFYNLHTHKKTQLSDVLEIVNQYPKEFDNNVSFFSIGIHPWHINPQSIDEELNVIDEKLQLNNCLALGECGLDKRIETPIELQLQVFEKQLLLAKKHKKPVILHCVSAYQEVIKVKKSMKIETPMIIHGFSKNWHVAKSLLDNGFYLSFGKYLLRNPELSSVFNQVPNDRFFLETDTVEETIIEVYKKALEIKNSDMEKQVEDNFRTVFSYLKHKKLKFREWQFGKKERNYYLKQKD; this is translated from the coding sequence ATGTTTTATAATCTTCATACACATAAAAAGACTCAACTTTCTGATGTTTTGGAAATTGTAAATCAGTATCCAAAAGAGTTTGATAATAATGTCTCTTTTTTTTCTATTGGAATTCATCCTTGGCACATAAATCCTCAAAGTATTGATGAAGAACTAAATGTTATTGATGAAAAACTCCAGCTTAATAATTGTTTAGCACTTGGAGAATGTGGTTTAGATAAACGTATAGAAACTCCAATCGAATTGCAACTCCAAGTTTTTGAAAAACAATTATTACTTGCAAAAAAGCATAAAAAACCTGTAATTTTGCACTGCGTTTCTGCGTATCAGGAAGTTATTAAAGTAAAAAAGAGCATGAAAATTGAAACTCCAATGATTATTCACGGATTTTCAAAGAATTGGCATGTCGCTAAATCACTTCTTGATAATGGATTTTATCTTTCTTTTGGAAAATATTTGTTGAGAAACCCTGAACTTTCATCAGTATTTAATCAAGTACCTAATGATAGATTTTTTTTAGAGACAGATACTGTAGAAGAAACAATAATTGAAGTCTATAAGAAAGCTTTGGAAATTAAAAATAGTGATATGGAAAAACAAGTTGAAGATAATTTTAGAACAGTTTTTTCATATTTAAAACATAAAAAATTAAAATTTAGAGAATGGCAGTTTGGCAAGAAAGAGCGGAATTATTATTTAAAACAGAAGGATTAG
- a CDS encoding DUF1684 domain-containing protein, giving the protein MKKYSYVLVFLFSVCLNAQEKKLETSLEYQQKLNKEFADSTSSPLMEADLKTFKALDFYPIDEKYIVEAKFVKAKREKVFEMKTTTTRLPKYKKYGELHFTLDGKTFKLNVYQNIDLSKKPGYKDYLFLPFTDLTCGKESYIGGRYLDARIPKSDVMIIDFNKAYNPYCAYNYKYSCPLVPLDNDLDIEIKAGVKKFHD; this is encoded by the coding sequence ATGAAAAAGTACTCATACGTATTAGTTTTTTTGTTTTCAGTTTGTTTAAATGCACAGGAAAAGAAATTGGAAACTTCGTTAGAATATCAGCAAAAATTGAATAAAGAATTTGCAGATAGTACTTCATCTCCTTTGATGGAAGCAGATTTGAAAACTTTTAAAGCTCTTGATTTTTATCCTATTGATGAAAAATATATTGTTGAGGCAAAATTCGTAAAGGCTAAAAGAGAGAAAGTCTTTGAAATGAAAACAACAACAACAAGGCTACCCAAATATAAAAAGTATGGTGAATTGCATTTTACTTTAGATGGAAAAACATTTAAACTAAATGTTTATCAAAATATTGATTTGAGTAAAAAACCTGGATATAAGGACTATTTGTTTTTGCCGTTTACAGATTTGACTTGTGGTAAGGAAAGTTATATAGGTGGTAGGTATTTAGATGCCCGAATTCCTAAGAGTGATGTGATGATTATTGATTTTAATAAAGCATACAATCCGTATTGTGCCTATAATTATAAATACTCTTGCCCATTAGTTCCGTTAGATAATGATTTGGATATCGAAATTAAAGCCGGAGTTAAAAAATTTCATGACTAA
- a CDS encoding AraC family transcriptional regulator, with product MKIAKYLILLLLLIAGTISVFVATKDGKYSVKRSKLIDLPRETVYKYVSDRKNWDSINPWKEEKLKLIDFQNPDDTTVIQKILLNEIENNLTLKIKDTLSKKTLLEWSTDGNLSFRDKFLSIIGKGTKNNFDNRFDEGLNSVNTILTREIKSFTVKLEGFVRLDTIFYIQRPLACKTEDLPKQIKSQLPKLNQLLVNANVTAKGSPFIIYHKKDTINDIITFSVALPTEKKVYTTSESDIFNGQTNPFGAVKATLTGNYVNKKEAIAKINEFIKKNKLEQSPTYKVIEFIPKNVLTEKSASTWVTEIYIPVRPIKVVQVKKVKTVNQDSISKAIVKDILNADKNKK from the coding sequence ATGAAGATTGCAAAATATTTAATTTTACTTCTCCTTCTGATAGCAGGAACCATTTCGGTATTTGTTGCCACTAAAGATGGAAAATATTCTGTAAAAAGATCAAAACTTATTGATTTGCCAAGGGAAACTGTTTACAAGTATGTTTCAGACAGAAAAAATTGGGATTCCATAAATCCTTGGAAAGAAGAAAAATTAAAATTAATTGATTTTCAAAATCCAGACGATACTACAGTTATTCAAAAGATTCTTTTGAATGAGATTGAAAACAATCTTACTTTAAAAATTAAGGATACACTTTCTAAAAAAACATTATTAGAATGGTCTACTGATGGAAACTTGAGTTTTAGAGATAAGTTTTTAAGTATTATTGGGAAAGGAACTAAAAACAATTTTGATAATAGATTTGATGAAGGATTAAATTCGGTTAATACCATTCTAACCAGAGAAATAAAAAGTTTTACTGTAAAACTTGAAGGCTTTGTAAGGTTAGATACTATATTTTACATTCAACGTCCTTTGGCTTGCAAAACGGAAGATTTGCCCAAACAAATTAAAAGTCAATTACCAAAACTTAACCAATTACTTGTAAATGCAAACGTAACTGCTAAAGGTTCTCCTTTTATCATTTATCATAAAAAAGATACCATAAACGATATCATCACTTTTTCTGTGGCACTACCAACTGAGAAAAAAGTTTACACAACATCCGAAAGTGATATTTTTAATGGACAGACTAATCCTTTTGGGGCAGTAAAGGCTACTTTAACTGGAAATTACGTTAACAAAAAAGAAGCGATTGCTAAAATTAATGAATTCATTAAAAAGAATAAATTAGAACAGAGTCCAACTTATAAAGTAATTGAGTTCATACCTAAAAATGTACTTACAGAAAAATCGGCCTCAACTTGGGTAACCGAAATTTATATACCAGTAAGACCCATAAAAGTTGTACAGGTTAAAAAAGTAAAAACGGTAAATCAAGATTCGATTTCAAAAGCGATTGTAAAAGATATTCTTAATGCAGATAAAAATAAAAAATAA